Within the Deltaproteobacteria bacterium genome, the region ACTATTACTGTTCCTGTTCCCAATCATCGAGAACTAAAAGTAGGGACGCTTCGATCCATTATCCGTCAAGCAGGGCTTTCCAAACGTTTATTCGAAAAGTAAAAATAGTAATTTTATATTAATGGATGATTAAATTTACCCTTGGAAATTAAAATTATTTATTATAGGTGCTGTAAGCTTTTGTTGAATGGAGACGTAGTTCAGCTTGGTTAGAAC harbors:
- a CDS encoding type II toxin-antitoxin system HicA family toxin codes for the protein MLVKLADGATITVPVPNHRELKVGTLRSIIRQAGLSKRLFEK